The following proteins are encoded in a genomic region of Neomicrococcus aestuarii:
- the murG gene encoding undecaprenyldiphospho-muramoylpentapeptide beta-N-acetylglucosaminyltransferase: MENSISRPVSIVLAGGGTAGHISPMLAIADALKVEDAATDVTVVGTPSGMETRIVPLAGYELKTIHRVPMPRRPSVDLLKFPGRFAAAIRQAGDILDAAQADVAVGVGGYVCTPVYLAARRRRIPVVLHEANAKAGLANKLGARFAARIAAAFPGTGLERVEIVGMPMKSAIANLDRKARQRQAREFFGLDPDRPTIVVTGGSLGAASLNQTLKSVLPKLPASELQILHITGKGKAILDQQGQPVQQPGYVQTEFVDGMENAYAAADLFISRAGAGTVCELAAVGVPAILVPLPIGNGEQKLNARPLVEAGGAHMVEDTGFTPEWFLSTVVPLALNPQRLDAMSEASTRVGRRDAAERMAVLIREEAIKFRTQSTAAKED; the protein is encoded by the coding sequence GTGGAGAATTCGATCTCAAGGCCAGTCTCGATCGTCCTGGCGGGCGGCGGCACCGCGGGGCACATCTCTCCCATGCTCGCAATCGCCGACGCTCTGAAGGTGGAAGACGCTGCCACCGACGTAACCGTGGTGGGTACGCCCTCAGGCATGGAAACTCGCATTGTTCCGCTTGCAGGCTACGAGCTGAAGACCATTCATCGCGTGCCGATGCCGCGACGTCCTTCCGTGGATCTGCTCAAGTTCCCGGGCCGTTTTGCAGCCGCGATTCGTCAAGCCGGTGACATTTTGGACGCCGCACAGGCTGATGTTGCCGTGGGCGTCGGTGGTTATGTGTGTACGCCGGTGTACCTCGCTGCACGACGCCGCCGGATCCCTGTTGTGCTCCACGAAGCGAACGCGAAGGCCGGCTTAGCGAACAAGTTGGGCGCCCGTTTCGCTGCTCGAATTGCGGCGGCATTCCCGGGCACGGGGCTGGAGCGCGTAGAAATCGTCGGCATGCCGATGAAATCCGCAATCGCTAACCTGGACCGAAAGGCCCGTCAGCGTCAAGCGCGCGAGTTCTTCGGCCTGGATCCAGACCGTCCCACCATTGTGGTGACAGGCGGATCCTTGGGGGCCGCTTCGCTGAACCAGACTTTGAAGTCCGTCCTGCCCAAGCTTCCCGCATCCGAGCTGCAGATTCTGCACATCACCGGAAAAGGCAAGGCCATTCTTGACCAGCAAGGGCAGCCGGTTCAGCAGCCAGGCTACGTCCAGACTGAGTTTGTTGACGGTATGGAAAACGCGTACGCAGCGGCAGATCTTTTCATTTCACGGGCAGGTGCAGGAACTGTCTGCGAACTGGCCGCCGTCGGTGTTCCAGCAATCCTGGTGCCGCTTCCCATTGGAAACGGCGAACAGAAGTTGAACGCACGGCCCTTGGTTGAAGCTGGTGGCGCGCACATGGTGGAGGACACCGGTTTCACTCCGGAGTGGTTCCTCTCGACGGTGGTCCCGCTTGCGCTCAACCCCCAGAGACTCGATGCAATGAGCGAAGCGTCAACCCGAGTGGGTAGGCGCGATGCCGCCGAACGCATGGCCGTGCTTATTCGCGAAGAAGCTATCAAATTCCGCACTCAATCCACCGCCGCAAAAGAGGACTAA